The genomic window GCATTATCAAACCAGGTTTCGCCATAACCAAATTCCAATGATTTGGGATGATAATGCTGATTGAAGGTATAAAAATAATTATTCGGACCCCAACCGAAAATCGGTTTCTCTACCCAACTTTCAACGGCGATTTGCCAGGCAATCCAGCGCGGACTGTTTTGCACATCAGATAAAGATGTATTAATAGTTCGGCCAACAGCCGGAATATTTGAGACAAAATTTGTTTTTCTAAACGCATAAAGGATCCCAAGCAGAACCAGACCAACAACGGCAATGATCCAAAGCGATTTGCGAATTTTTGGACGATCTTTTAAAACAACCGCATAGCCAACTATAATAACCGCGATTCCAACCAATAATCCCAACATTGATCCGCGCGTGCCGGAAAAAAACATACACAAAATCGCCAAAACCCCCAACACCCCATAGACCCAGCGCCAAGCGGCTATTTTTTCTTTTATAATCAAAAGAAAGGCGACAAAAGTCAGAAATAACCCGTAACCGCCGACATAAATTGAATTTCCCAGCGTGCTGGCAACTCTGGCACTGCCGCCGTTTAAGAGTAAATTTGGATTAAAAACCTGCAAAATTCCAACAAACATCGCAGCTGATCCGGCAAATAAAAATACGCGTAAGGCGTTCTTCCAATTATCCCAGGTCTTTAAAACAGAACTGCAAATGAAGTAATAAGTTATATAATGAAAAACTGTAAACAGCCCCAACATTCTTTCGTGGTTATCCCAAAAACTATGATACGGATCAACACCGGCGAAAGTGGAAATAGTAAAACTGGCAAAAAAAGCGGCCAAGGCCAAATTTAAAGCCGAAAATCTGGGTTTGTATTCTTTCCAATTAATGAGCAGTAGCAGAACATAACAGCCCAGCATCACCATCACTATGGAACGAAAGGTCAAAATTTTCGGGACTATAAAAGGAAATATAAACGAAGTAGGGAGAACAATCAGCGGTACGAAAAAGGTAAGATAAATTAAATACTTAACAACTTTTTCAATTGTTTTTTTCATAGCTAGATACGCTAATAAATAAGCTAACCGTGGGGTTTATTTTAGAAGAAAAACCCAAAAATGTCAAACTCTGGCCTCAAACACCTAAAAACTGCACAAATTTGAGGGTTGCCACCGGTAATCCACGTTTTCAAAGCTCGTGGTTGACATATTCTGCAGGTGCACTGTCGGCAAACCATTATCCCAACTGCCACCATCTATGCCCTCAAGCAAATTCTTGAATTTCACGTTATCAAGCCAAAGTGCGCCGTGATTTGCTTTAATGCCGGCCGTAGTTATCCCCGGGACGCCATTATCAGGATACTTATCGGTATTGCCGATTTGAGAATTGGCGATGTTTAAAATTGAATCGGTTGCTAAAATTGTATTTCCGGGCGGACGACTGTCCCAAATGGTGGCATGATTAAATTTCAGGTCTGAATTATTGGCAATTATCATTCCATCCGTGTCTTTGGTTTTGAAGGGCAATAAATTTCCATATTTTATTTCAACATGATCAAAAGAAGAAGAGGAATTGTAAAACCGGAGATTCCCCCACTTCAAACTTGAGGACGTGGCCAAAATTTTAATCGGACTCGCGGCTGTGCCTTCGGCAATTATTGATCCATCTATTGTTACGACCGTGTAATGAGACAAATAAATATTCGTACCGGGCCAAATTTTTAATGTGGATGAAGCCGAAACATCCAGAATATTAATAATTACGTCCTGATTTAATTCAGCGAATGATTCATTGATACTGACACTCTCCAAATACGGTAAATTTACAACATTGCCGGAAAAACTTAAGTTACTTAAGTTTGGCCAACTGTGTTTTATTGTAATTGGGCTGATCGCATTACTGAAATTGGTAAAACTGGAATTTAAGATTTCAATCTGGCCGCCGTCTGAAAAAACTGCGTAATCGCCGTGAGAAAAACTGGCGCCGTCTGCTTTCAGTTTGCCGGACACATCCATTTTTGCATCATCAACATACCCTTGGATGGTTGTGCCAGACGCGATTTGTAGCGTCATACCGACCGGCACAACATAGTGTCCCAACAAATATGGATTATTTTGCGCGGTCAGTGTACGAATTGTGTCTTCTTGGACATTATCTAACACAATGTAGCCAAAATTTGATTGCCGGGGTGAACCGTAAACCTGTTGGTCAGTACGATTTTTTCCTAACAATCTTGAACCGATGCTAGATTGCCAATTATCCGGATCACTGCCATCCGTTGAAGCGGCGACGCGTTCCATTGTTCTGTATTTGACAGTGTCGCCCGCAAACCAACTACTGGTCGCGTCTACCTCGTCTATTATGACACCGGCTGGATTTATAAGTTCAAGTTTCGCGCCGCCATTGGCAAGTCCGCCGGTATAAATTTCATCCGCCGCAATATCGCTAATCACACTGTCGGAAGTCCGTTCCAAAAGATAATACCCGCCCGCTGTTATTATTTTATTATTTATTTTGGATATTGTAATCGGATTATCATTAATTAAAATTTTCCAATCAGTTAAATCAATATCCGCATCAGTGTTGTTGTATAATTCAAGCCACTCATCACTGGAATAAGACGACGCAGTGCCGGCCCAGGCAACTTCGTTTATTACCACTTCCCTGCTTACAGGCGGAGTTGAAGATGGGGTAGGATCCGAGGTTGAAGTGGGAGTTGGGTCTGGAGTTGTTGTGGGTGTTGGAGTTGGAGTTGGAGTTGGAGTTGAAGTCGGCTCCGGTATGATTATCGGCGCCGGCGGTGGTTCTACTGAAACTGGAGTTGAAGGTAGCCCGATTGCATAGACAAAAGAAGTTGACACAGGCGAAACGGGTATGACGCTATCTTTGGCTGAATAATAAACATTTTCCGCGCCTTGGACTACAGATCCGATAACTTGATCAACTTTCCCTAAATTACTAACCCGTTCAGTCGGCAAATCAACAACCTTCTCTTTCTTCACTTCTTCAAAAAATAATTTGATCACGCCGGCGCTATAGCCGATCGCTTTTGGCAAAAGCCGCCGGGTATAATCAATTAAAATCTGCGAACTATTAACAAATTTATAATCCAAATTAAGTTTCCAATCCGTGGTGGCCAACGCATAAAGATTGTATTTATCCCCGTTGGGAAGAGTGGCCTTGGCCAACCGGGTTATTATCGGCAAAAAACTGCTAAAGGTTGTTGTTTCATATCCGGAAACAGAAATTTTTTGATAGGCCGGATCTTCAACAGTGTGATCGCTGTAAAAATTATTATTGGAATAACCGGCCAAAGCGTCAAAAGCTGAAGACAGCCCGGCTGCTTTAACAAAAAAATACTGTAAACTGCCGTAAATACTGTGCCAATTATTCTTTACAAACTGCTCATATGAATCACCAAGCACATGAATATCGTCGCGGGTATGGGCCGGCACAGTCGCGTCGGCCAGCAAATGCAAAACATGGCCCAGTTCTTTATAAGCCGACTCCATACGCCCTTTTTTAAAATCACTAATGGCCCTTTGCCAGCTCCGGTCGCCTAAAGAATAATTTGTTTGCGCGTAAGGACTTACGGCCCACTCTTTTGAAGATAGATACAGCCCCTTCAAACCAATCGCGCGCACCGGATCATAAAAATGGTTCATCCAGCGGGTGGGTGTGTCTTCGTCTATCGCGCCCTGCTTAATCCAGCCGATTTCTTCTTTAGTCAGTTGGTTGTTAAATTTTTCATTGTATACATTCGCGGCCAATTCAACAATGTTTGGATGCGCGACATTGGTGTCATAGCTTAAAACATCTGTTTTACCGATTGGCACCAAAACCAAACAAAAAAATGTGAATAATAAAAATAGTCCCCTCCTTAACATATGTTTTTTAATTTAATTTAGTAAGATTCAATTAACCATACGCCTTGGCTATTTTTAATGAAGGTTATAAAATTAGTAATTTTTTGACCGTTAGACGTGCCCGCGTAAACATAAGTGGCTTTGGAATCACCGACCACATCCGGTGTTATTTTGTCCAAATCGCTGACCATCAACCCCAGTTGGCCCCGGCTGACCACGCCTTGGATGAATTGTTTTTGACTTTCCCAATCACCTTCACGAAAACAACATTCCACGGCGGCATTGATGTTGCCATCTTTAAGCGCGGAAATAAATTTTGCGTGCGTTTGCTCCGGAGTTTGCGCGGTTAACACATCCTGATTAATTATTTGCTGACCGGTTGTGTCAGTCGCGACCTTGGACTGTTTATTAATAAACCAGCCATAACCAAAAAATACCCCCGCGGTTCCGATGACCAGCAAAAGAACCGCGGCCAAAAAAAACTTTATTCGCATAGAATAAAATAAATTAATTATAAGGGCATGGGAGCCCTCCTTTTTGAGAGAAGACCTTTAAAAAACAACCCCGACACAAAAATCGGGGTTACTTTCCCCTCCTTAATTATCAGTATAGCACAGAAAGCAAGAGCTGGCTTGTGTTTTGCTGTGGATAACTCTTGTCTTACTTGAAAAAAAATGTTATGGTTTATTTATGACTGAAGATTTAGTGAAAAAAACAGCAGATTATGTGCGGCAAAAACTCCACCATGAACCGTCCGGCCATGACTGGTTTCATGTGCAGAGAGTTTGGAAAACTGCTAAATTTATCCAGAAAAAAGAAGGAGGCGATCTTTTGATTATTGAACTGGCCGCCCTGCTTCATAATTTAAAAGAGCACCATTGTTCCCTTTGTCATGACCGAAAGGCCACGCTTGCCGTTAAGGGCATGATGGATGTAATCGGTATAGATGAAGAACTGCAGGACAAAATCATTGAAGTTATTGATGACAGTAAATATAAGGCCGGACAAACCCGTTTGCCAAAAAGCATTGAGGGAAAAATTATGCAGGATGCCAACTGGCTTGATTCTCTGGGAGCTGTGGGTATTGCCCGCGTCTTTGCCTCCGGTGGATATCATAGCAGACCAATTTATGATCCGGCTATAAAAATTCGCAAATATCTAAACTATAGGGAATATTTAGAAAAAAAACAAACCACCAGTTTTAATTATTTACACGAAAAGGTGTTAAAGGTGGCCAAACTGATGAACACCAAAACAGCCAAACGCCTTGCCCGCGAACGACTGGCCATTGTGCTTAGATTTATAGACGAAATGAAAAAAGAATTATAAAAAAACAGGGACCGCGTCTTGGACGAGGCCCCTACTACTCAAGCGAAGCCAGAGTCACTTCTGTTTCTATGTCGTAGAATTTGAAGATTTGTTCGGTCCGTAGTTCCTCCAGGTGGTACAATCTGTCCAAAATGTGACGCTCACTAGGTGGGCTTTTCTTGATCAACCTGCGAAGTGATGACAGGTGGACGTAGACAACCCTGCGGGCCAACATGTCTATACTCTCACAGTCGTGAAAATTCCGACTGTGTTTGTGTTTTCTGTACCAATCTTGTACACCGGGATCTCCCCTGTCCTTAAGCTGAAAACCAAAGCACTGTACCCACGGAGGCATGCTCTGCAGAACAGCCAAACTGTTATCAAAAACCGCGGCTCCGATGTTCAGGCCAGGATAATTAAGCCCATTAATATGCACTCCGATCGCCTCGCCCTTCTTTTCCGGTCCGGCACACCTAAAAAAATAACTCTCATCAGGCAGGCCGAGCTGATTAAAGATGTCATTGGAGATAAGCAAGTGCAAATTTTTCTCAAAGATGTCTCGCCTATGCTCCTTGATATTAGCAACGATGAAGTGGTAGTTATACTTGGGATTGTGCCACAGGATTAACACCTGGCGGATCAGCTGCACCATTTCGTAGTTCGGCTCGGTGTCTCTGTTGGGAAAATCAGGAAAAAGTACACCACCGACATCAATGTAGATAACATAGACGACTTCTTTGAACTTCATTAGTTTTGAAGGAACCAAGCTTCGCATGTGCCCCCTCCCGGCATGTTTAAGGTAACTTTATTTTACAAAGAGAATACTGTCAAGAAAATCATCTACCGCTTTAATGAATATTTTTGGTTTTGCCAGATGAACATCATGGATGGAGTTTACTTTTACCACTTTAATATTTTTTACAATTGAACGGATTTTCTCTTCGTCACGATCATCCAAGGCGCCGAGCAGTCCCCAAGTTTTATGCCTGGACCAATAGGCATGTATCAATAAAACCGGACATTTAATTTTTTTCAATGTTTCTTCCGGATCAAAGCCCTCGGTCAATCTGCCGTCAATTGTTGCTTTTGAAAAATCAACATCATACTCACTGATAAATTTTAAACCGGCCCTTTGATCAAACCGAGCATTAAGCAAATCATATGGCCGGGACGGACGAATTTTTTTATTGAGTTCCAAGCTTATCGCCCTATAACTTGCTATAAAAGAAGGC from Patescibacteria group bacterium includes these protein-coding regions:
- a CDS encoding O-antigen ligase family protein is translated as MKKTIEKVVKYLIYLTFFVPLIVLPTSFIFPFIVPKILTFRSIVMVMLGCYVLLLLINWKEYKPRFSALNLALAAFFASFTISTFAGVDPYHSFWDNHERMLGLFTVFHYITYYFICSSVLKTWDNWKNALRVFLFAGSAAMFVGILQVFNPNLLLNGGSARVASTLGNSIYVGGYGLFLTFVAFLLIIKEKIAAWRWVYGVLGVLAILCMFFSGTRGSMLGLLVGIAVIIVGYAVVLKDRPKIRKSLWIIAVVGLVLLGILYAFRKTNFVSNIPAVGRTINTSLSDVQNSPRWIAWQIAVESWVEKPIFGWGPNNYFYTFNQHYHPKSLEFGYGETWFDNAHNIIMNTLAVQGTFGILTYLSMFVLAIWSLIMAYRKGYLNSHILIVGMAFLVAHFVQNVTVFEDPTSYLYFMFWLAMISRMSQKDDPSPAPDKKAVSTGTVATVGVVALLLIFIFNIQPARANMKTLDALKYLTSRPADALELVKTALAFNSPHIDDIRSDIGRTAAQTLGNTSDSRLSTQQAKDLFDVIYPALQENLILHPLDIRNHLTLFQLAQIGYDITKDPSYFMQSGAYLEQALQYSPKRQQIIYNLANFDMQIGKTPEAIALLEGAINSDPKVGESYWRMAYVYRVNMQMDKAKEAIDRAYKNGAQLKDQDLSIIQQILEPLPTSTVKAEKVK
- a CDS encoding lamin tail domain-containing protein; protein product: MLRRGLFLLFTFFCLVLVPIGKTDVLSYDTNVAHPNIVELAANVYNEKFNNQLTKEEIGWIKQGAIDEDTPTRWMNHFYDPVRAIGLKGLYLSSKEWAVSPYAQTNYSLGDRSWQRAISDFKKGRMESAYKELGHVLHLLADATVPAHTRDDIHVLGDSYEQFVKNNWHSIYGSLQYFFVKAAGLSSAFDALAGYSNNNFYSDHTVEDPAYQKISVSGYETTTFSSFLPIITRLAKATLPNGDKYNLYALATTDWKLNLDYKFVNSSQILIDYTRRLLPKAIGYSAGVIKLFFEEVKKEKVVDLPTERVSNLGKVDQVIGSVVQGAENVYYSAKDSVIPVSPVSTSFVYAIGLPSTPVSVEPPPAPIIIPEPTSTPTPTPTPTPTTTPDPTPTSTSDPTPSSTPPVSREVVINEVAWAGTASSYSSDEWLELYNNTDADIDLTDWKILINDNPITISKINNKIITAGGYYLLERTSDSVISDIAADEIYTGGLANGGAKLELINPAGVIIDEVDATSSWFAGDTVKYRTMERVAASTDGSDPDNWQSSIGSRLLGKNRTDQQVYGSPRQSNFGYIVLDNVQEDTIRTLTAQNNPYLLGHYVVPVGMTLQIASGTTIQGYVDDAKMDVSGKLKADGASFSHGDYAVFSDGGQIEILNSSFTNFSNAISPITIKHSWPNLSNLSFSGNVVNLPYLESVSINESFAELNQDVIINILDVSASSTLKIWPGTNIYLSHYTVVTIDGSIIAEGTAASPIKILATSSSLKWGNLRFYNSSSSFDHVEIKYGNLLPFKTKDTDGMIIANNSDLKFNHATIWDSRPPGNTILATDSILNIANSQIGNTDKYPDNGVPGITTAGIKANHGALWLDNVKFKNLLEGIDGGSWDNGLPTVHLQNMSTTSFENVDYRWQPSNLCSF
- a CDS encoding phosphohydrolase, with protein sequence MTEDLVKKTADYVRQKLHHEPSGHDWFHVQRVWKTAKFIQKKEGGDLLIIELAALLHNLKEHHCSLCHDRKATLAVKGMMDVIGIDEELQDKIIEVIDDSKYKAGQTRLPKSIEGKIMQDANWLDSLGAVGIARVFASGGYHSRPIYDPAIKIRKYLNYREYLEKKQTTSFNYLHEKVLKVAKLMNTKTAKRLARERLAIVLRFIDEMKKEL